The following proteins come from a genomic window of Misgurnus anguillicaudatus chromosome 10, ASM2758022v2, whole genome shotgun sequence:
- the cdh17 gene encoding cadherin-17 codes for MSSPHLLLLAVLVSIAHGIGLEDKKGPLQNTVLDVPEATPVPFAIYKFISAVEGVSTYLVKGETEEKIRISPDGWLYLEKPLEWSPEKTHRVEIEALSADAELIDGPYVVTLQVVDVNNNPPVFSASQYSGSVREHSPAGIPFVQVFASDADNPDTPNARLRFSIENQIPNPTNTRYFGINPESGEIFITEEGEEFLKARPTLMYRRGEISGSTDVLKRKFEDFCTPKSPMPLENNPFFTCMQRSETRQVNLPLDPDYALIVRAEDMGGDAPNALSSSARVNIVIIQNLWIHPGPFRIKENFENEYPAFLGSVRANDPNAVYRLLQKERGHFPFTINEDGEIYVTGPLDREEKSMYILVVMAEDEQGVQLEEPMEIPVQVEDENDNAPVCAEAVFEVQENEPVGSVVGDLPVHDADEENTLSSLLSFTLIEQSPMEPSSKMFSIDQVKGRIQVANSNLRRKEVPQFDLVFKVTDGVYTTLCKAIIKVIDTNNEIPIFEKNFYGTYSVPELAEVGTTVVTIKATDADDPGTGSSKVEYHISEGDPQNRFAITVDETTGEGTVYIAQPLDYEVKGSYRLQIDARNPEPLIEGVTYNDNSTSFVVIELVDVDEPPVFEVEGLNVNIPENFTVGALIMKAVASDPEKKTIKFRMEGEDQGWLELNADSGELKTKAALDRETVEKLTIKIIAYETDQKPQESEMKVDINLQDVNDNYPKLQNTQGFICVQKMTPLTLIAEDKDSHPFGEPFSFSMPRKSPNWEIKAVDGTSANLILKKKPSSDQSFSIPVNIKDNDGMGITQKIDVRVCNCTSLGYCFIEPKAHGGKMGMSGTVGILVGVFAFIVLFLLLVLYRIKKKDKKKTDAGVDTKPML; via the exons ATGAGCAGTCCACATTTGCTACTCTTGGCCGTTCTCGTCAGCATT GCTCATGGGATAGGTCTGGAAGATAAGAAGGGGCCTCTACAAAATACTGTTTTAGATGTACCAGAGGCTACACCTGTGCCTTTTGCCATTTATAAG TTTATATCGGCAGTGGAAGGTGTTTCTACATATTTAGTAAAAGGAGAAACGGAAGAAAAGATCAGAATCTCTCCAGACGGCTGGTTATATCTGGAAAAGCCACTGGAATGGAGTCCTGAGAAAACCCACCGTGTAGAA ATCGAGGCACTGTCAGCAGACGCTGAGCTCATTGATGGACCTTACGTGGTTACCTTACAAGTGGTCGATGTCAACAACAATCCTCCTGTTTTCAGTGCAAGTCAATACAGTGGCAGCGTTCGAGAGCATTCACCCGCAG GAATTCCCTTCGTGCAGGTTTTTGCCTCAGATGCAGATAATCCAGACACACCGAATGCTCGTTTGAGATTCAGCATTGAAAACCAGATCCCCAATCCCACAAACACGCGTTACTTCGGCATCAATCCGGAAAGTGGGGAGATCTTTATCACAGAGGAAG GCGAAGAATTTCTGAAGGCCCGTCCAACCTTGATGTACCGCCGCGGGGAGATCAGTGGCAGTACAGATGTTTTGAAAAGGAAATTTGAGGATTTCTGCACTCCAAAGAGCCCCATGCCTCTTGAAAACAACCCCTTTTTCACATGTATGCAGCGCTCTG AGACAAGACAAGTGAATCTTCCTCTGGATCCAGATTATGCACTAATTGTACGTGCAGAGGATATGGGAGGCGATGCACCGAACGCCCTCAGCTCTTCAGCACGTGTCAATATTGTTATCATTCAAAACCTATGGATCCACCCTGGACCATTCCGTATCAAGGAAAATTTTGAGAATGAATATCCAGCGTTTTTGGGCTCA GTGCGTGCCAATGATCCTAATGCAGTGTACAGGCTGCTCCAGAAAGAAAGAGGTCATTTCCCTTTCACAATCAATGAGGATGGAGAAATCTATGTTACTGGCCCTCTGGACAGAGAAGAGAAAAGCATG taCATACTGGTGGTGATGGCAGAGGACGAACAAGGTGTTCAGCTGGAAGAGCCCATGGAAATTCCTGTACAAGTGGAGGATGAGAATGATAATGCACCTGTGTGTGCTGAGGCTGTGTTTGAGGTGCAGGAGAACGAGCCAGTTG GTAGCGTGGTTGGCGATCTACCTGTTCATGATGCTGATGAGGAGAACACCCTGAGCTCCTTACTAAGCTTTACACTCATTGAACAATCTCCCATGGAGCCATCTAGTAAAATGTTCAGCATTGATCAAGTCAAAGGCAGAATTCAAGTAGCCAATTCAAACCTTCGGAGAAAAGAAGTTCCTCAGTTTGATCTCGTCTTCAAAGTGACCGATGGAG TTTACACCACATTATGTAAAGCAATCATCAAGGTTATCGACACCAATAATGAGATCCCCATCTTTGAGAAAAATTTT TACGGGACCTACAGTGTTCCTGAACTGGCTGAAGTAGGCACCACTGTGGTCACCATCAAAGCCACGGATGCAGATGACCCGGGAACAGGAAGTTCTAAGGTGGAGTATCACATCAGTGAAGGAGACCCACAAAACCGCTTTGCTATTACAGTGGATGAAACCACTGGAGAAGGCACAGTCTACATTGCTCAG CCACTGGATTATGAGGTCAAGGGTTCCTACAGACTTCAGATTGATGCCCGCAATCCAGAACCGCTGATTGAAGGAGTGACATATAATGACAATTCCACATCGTTTGTTGTCATTGAGCTGGTGGATGTGGACGAGCCTCCGGTATTTGAAGTGGAGGGACTCAATGTCAACATTCCAGAGAATTTTACCGTGGGAGCCTTAATAATGAAGGCTGTAGCCAGCGATCCAGAAAAAAAGACTATCAA GTTTAGGATGGAAGGAGAAGATCAGGGATGGTTGGAGTTAAATGCTGATTCTGGAGAGTTGAAGACTAAAGCCGCTTTGGACAGAGAGACAGTGGAGAAGCTCACAATTAAAATCATTGCTTATGAGACAGATCAGAAACCT CAGGAATCTGAGATGAAGGTGGACATTAACCTGCAAGATGTCAATGACAACTACCCCAAACTGCAAAATACGCAGGGTTTCATCTGTGTACAGAAGATGACCCCTCTGACACTCATTGCTGAAGATAAAGACAGCCACCCTTTTGGAGAGCCGTTCAGCTTCTCCATGCCCCGCAAGTCACCGAATTGGGAGATCAAAGCTGTGGATG GAACTTCAGCAAATCTTATTCTGAAAAAGAAACCATCATCTGATCAGAGCTTCTCCATTCCTGTCAACATCAAGGATAATGATGGGATGGGCATCACCCAGAAGATTGACG taCGTGTATGTAACTGCACTAGTTTGGGCTATTGTTTCATTGAGCCCAAAGCTCATGGTGGGAAGATGGGAATGTCTGGAACTGTTGGAATACTTGTAGGAGTCTTCGCCTTCATAG TTCTTTTCCTGCTCCTCGTTCTGTACCGAATTAAAAAGAAGGACAAGAAGAAAACAGATGCTGGTGTAGATACTAAACCCATGCTGTAG
- the gem gene encoding GTP-binding protein GEM yields MTLLTNMRRHSIRVQHHLHRWSICGTDGGQLLGGGVRTPDIGFSLSKSCSRSTESCTSSSSDSSESADPSAIGPFTVVLLGDNGVGKSGLASIFAGASDSMGSDCELYGGEVFEQTIMVDGERATVTLLDTWDSQDEGMWTQERCLQTGDAFIIVYSITDRSSFLRASDLRIQLRRERQADHTPIILVGNKCDLVRCREVSTSEGRACASFFDCKFIETSAAMQHNVWPLFDGIIRQLRLRRDSVESTSTRHSTHKRRESLPKKAKRFIDKIVSKKNKQAALKIKSRSCHDLSVL; encoded by the exons ATGACTCTGCTGACGAACATGCGGCGCCACAGTATCCGCGTGCAGCATCACCTGCACCGGTGGAGCATTTGCGGGACGGATGGAGGGCAGCTGTTGGGTGGTGGTGTGAGGACTCCTGACATCGGGTTTTCCCTTTCTAAATCGTGTTCGCGCTCCACCGAGAGCTGCACGTCATCTTCTTCAGATTCCAGCGAGTCTGCGGATCCCTCTGCGATCGGACCCTTTACCGTTGTGCTGCTCGGAGACAACGGCGTCGGAAAGTCAGGGCTCGCGAGTATATTCGCCGGAGCATCAGATAGTATGGGGAGCGACTGCGAATTATATGGAG GTGAAGTATTCGAGCAGACAATTATGGTGGACGGTGAGAGAGCCACGGTTACGCTACTGGATACATGGGATTCACAG GATGAGGGCATGTGGACGCAGGAGCGGTGTTTGCAGACAGGAGACGCTTTCATTATTGTCTACTCTATAACGGACCGATCAAGTTTCCTTCGTGCCTCAGATCTGCGCATTCAGCTGCGGCGCGAGCGCCAGGCAGACCACACGCCCATCATTCTCGTCGGCAATAAATGTGACCTGGTCCGTTGCCGAGAAGTATCCACTAGTG aggGCCGTGCGTGTGCttcattttttgattgcaagtTTATCGAGACATCAGCGGCGATGCAGCACAATGTCTGGCCCTTGTTTGATGGCATCATCCGTCAGCTGCGTCTGCGCAGAGACAGCGTGGAGAGCACCAGCACGCGACATTCTACTCATAAGCGTCGCGAAAGTTTACCGAAAAAAGCAAAGCGTTTCATTGACAAAATTGTTTCTAAGAAGAACAAGCAAGCAGCCTTGAAGATCAAGTCCAGATCATGCCATGACTTATCTGTACTTTAG